Part of the Coturnix japonica isolate 7356 chromosome 20, Coturnix japonica 2.1, whole genome shotgun sequence genome is shown below.
tgtttgagtgtatgtatgtatgtatgtctgCTTGAGTACAGCTGTGTTATTGAAGTGTAATTGATTTTTATGGCTTCAAGGGGAGATAAAGGGAAAACTGGTGAAATAAAGCATAGTACTAACatcttttctgtccttctgcagtgaaaataagCTTCTGTAGTTGAAActattttttctgaagtatttcacCAAGGAATTATTGTTATAGATATTTTATATGGATAATTATGTGTTTGTTATCAGTTTGGAACAACCAATGGAAATCAAATCAGAGTCATCAACTGATGAGACTTCAGCTGAAGTTAATGTGCCACTCTCTGTCGAGAATTTCAATAGAGACACGTGGGAAGCAAGTTCAGATTGCTGTATGAGTTCTGGAGAAGATCTGTCTAGATTGTCTCAGGATGATGGAGTTGGTGCTGGTGTGGTAGAAGTCACTAAGGACGTCACTTTCCCAGGAGTTACCTCAAAGCTACAGTCTTCTGAGGATGTATTTAATACTTTCCTATACTGGCGTCCTCCGCTGCCTGATATAAGTCAGGATCTGGAGTTGCTTCAATTCAAGACTGAGAAGCACAAAGACAGCTGCTCAGTGCCGTGTAATAACTGTGTTGCTAgtagtgaaataaaaaaagttcTGGAAAGCTTACAGGAGCACATAGATGATCCAGATGTTCAAGGTGAGtcttaacaaagaaaataacattctcTCTCAGCAGACCCTCACCTTTACAAAAATCCCTGGCTGCTTTTTGGTGGTGATGAGATATATATTACAAGTCAGTCATCTGTAGTCAACCGAGTTTTTCATTCCATTGAGTCTCTTGAATGTTGCAGTGAATTAGCTTGTAAATATATCTGTTACCAATTCTactgttttcttaatttcctAAGTATTCTGTTATTCTTCACCTTTAAATTATCCTTTGTTGTGTCTTGAGACTATGCTTGCTCTAGGCATGTGGAAATATAACTACTGCAAAGTTTTTTGCATTGTGAACAATTAGTAACTTCCTGTTCACAGAAGCGGTGCACCATAACAGTGCAGTTTGTCCACAGTTAACTGGTGATACTGGTCAGTGGTAAACCTGACCTTTTATTTCCATCTACTTCTGCTAACCAGTTTAGAACTGGTTTGACTAATTTTCTTCCCTAAGTAGAAtttccaaaaacattttaaaatgcatattcaGCTGCCtggaaaaagcattaaaatttCAAGAACATGAAAGAAGAATTTGTATTAATATATTTGACATGGTGAGGAGTGGGATGTGAGCTGGTATGTTGTGATGCTTCTTGAGggattttcagaaatatctgtCAGTAGTAGAAATTAGTAGATGCTTCTGCTGAAAACATAAATTAAGAGCAACAATTTGGATATATTAATATGAAGGTTTTGTACTTTCCAAATATCAAGTGTTTGCATACTGTTTATGCGAAGCTTAGTTTGgacttttttattccttcagttTAAGTAAGTACAAGTTTAATTACTTTAGGTTCAGAAAAAAGACTAAATGGTCTCTTTTGCTTTATACAGCTCAGGTCCAGGTGTTGTCTGCTGccctcagagctgctcagttTGATTCTGTTGGGGATTGTGAGAccagaaaaatggaagagagcAGTAGTGAACTTCAGAACGAAACCATTTCAGATCAAACAGCTGTTTCAGATGCTACGTGCAACCAGGTGGAGGAAGACGCTCTTTCATGCTCTATGTCCCAAGATGGTATCAGTGAGCAGCCCACTACCAGTATACTGAAAACCACAGTAAGTATGCATTGTGCTCTGTGGCTGATAGGAAatgtggtggggtttttttgttttgtttgttgtttttttttcttcccaaaagaAGTTACACATTTTGttatattgatttttttattttttttttttaaataagtaaatctaACTACTGTTCCCCTTTAGTGTTTGTCTTTAGTATTCAACCATTATCTTTTTTTGCACTTGTATAACCACACTGAGCAAGGCTTTGCCTGTAGAAGGTTTTGTTTATAAAAGGTTCTTTTGTATCTGAATTGTTCTTACTGTGATGCTTTGAAATATTGCAAACGATGTTAAGTCTGTCTGATTTCCTTAGCTAGTATGACCTTTTTCAGGACTCAGAAGAACACAGAGGAACCAGcgtatttttaaagaaagaacaggaaaatcaTCCACCATTTGAAGATGACAAGTCAAAGTTACAGGTAATTAAAAAAGCACCTGCTTTAGCTAAGTACTAAATACAGTTCATCTTATCCTTAATGCAGTGTTAACTTTTGTAATTGATCAGTTGTAGAATGTGAAGAAATACTCTGAGCATTTAaggagaaatttaaaataaatctgaaaactAGAAAAATTGTTTCTGGTAAATAAGCTTATCTGCTGCCTATTAGGTGAGACTTCTACAAAGGTAGGAGTTAGCTGTACTTTTCTCTggatttattgtttgttttcattgaagAATTTGCAGTCTGATTTAATGTAGTGTGTTGATAAAGTAATGTTTACTGTTTATTACTGACTGGTGTATCTTAATGGGAAGACAAATAACTAGTCGTTTACTGTTTGAAAGATAACCCACAAAACAGGGTTGCTGTTGTCTTAATTTAGATGCCAACTGATTGATAGCAAGAGAATACTGTAGCACaacaggaatgttttcttactgattttaaattaaatgaaaatgtgtgtttctCATGTGCTCCCTCTCTACAGGATATCATACCTCAACCTTTACTAGACCAGTATTTGTCCATGACTGACCCTGCTCGAGCCCAGACGGTTGATACTGAAATAGCCAAGCACTGTGCCTACAGTCTTCCTGGAGTGGCCTTAACACTGGGTAGGCAAAACTGGCACTGCTTGAAAGATACCTATGAGACACTGGCCACAGATGTACAGGTAAAAAACAAGtcaaaaaacacaagcaaaaccaaacagatgaaaatgtcTTCTCAAGCCAGAGTTTTGagcagtttttgttgttgttggtttgctGCATTGAAGCTATAATAGGCTTTCTTTTAAGTGATTAAATGTAGACTAAAAACAATCAGAATTTAAATCAGGCCATAAATGTAATTGACACTTCCTACTGCTGTGTAGCTTGGTCCACTTCTTATGCTCTCAGTCCCTCACATGGTTGTATTTGaagctgtctttgttttgttttctggtgaTTGTGCCTAATCTATATCCCTTCTTAAATTGTTTGCAGTGGAAAGTGCGTCGGACACTGGCTTTCTCTATACATGAACTGGCAGTTATTCTGGGGGATCAGTTAACAGCTGCTGATCTGGTGCCTGTTTTCAATGGTTTCCTGAAAGATCTAGATGAAGTGCGCATTGGTGTCCTTAAACATCTCTATGATTTTCTAAAGGTAGGAAAGTGTAAAAGCGTAATGTAATTTCTCAAGAATATGTAATtgagtaaaaaacaaaaaaaaagtgttttagtTAGAGATGCAGACATCAATATCTGATTGTACAAGCTATGTTTTGTGCTATACTGCCATTTCTCTTTTATGTCCCAATAAAATATCATAACTGAAAACTCTTCTTTAAATGTGGTTGTAAATGCTCCTGATACAGGGAAAGAATTAGTGCTTTGTGCAGCAAGTTGGACCACTAGCAACTTGTATTTGTGGCCTGGGAGAGAAGGGAGCAAATTTTTTGTGGTCTGCTGCATAATAAGCAAAAATGTGGAGGTTTTGATTGGTAATTGTTATGCCTAGAGACGGTGCTTTGTCAGATATCCTTGCAGAAgggaagacttttttttttctcttttttttttttaatgtcattgtCTAGAGAAATGCACCAGAGTTTTTAATTTCAGCAGTTTAATGGtagtatttctcttctttcagttaCTTCATGCAGACAAAAGACGAGAATATCTTTACCAGCTTCAAGAATTTGTGGTGACTGACAACAGCAGGAACTGGAGGTTTCGTTACGAGTTGGCAGAGTATGGGAATTTTCATGTACATTACTAACCTGGAAATGGATAATTATGTTAAGGAGTTAGTGGATAGTAATCCTAactagcatttttttcttactttcttaaATGCAAATTGGATTATAATTGCATGATAGAAGCTTGAATGCTTGTCACATATTAAAGTGGAGATCTGACTTGCATGAAGCTTTTGAAATAAGATGGTCTGATACATGCTATTCAGTCAGGTTTCAGATTTTACTCAGTTCTGGACTGACTAAAGTTAAAGAAATGTATTATAAAATGTGCTGTGGTGCAGCTCTCTTGTACAGCAGTTCTCTGACATCTAGTGGAGACTGCTGTTACTTTCTGGTTGATTTGTTGATGGCTGCAGTAATGTAGTTGGTGTGATTAAAGTGAACTCTGTGCAGTTTCCTAGATCTAAATCATTTTCTGAAACATATCCTTAATTTTCTGTAGAAATCTGTCATTTTTACTTTGCATTAAGGTAGTTGATACTGATCTGAAGTTGCAAAGAAACTTCTCATTCTACTTCCAtttgtagtttttatttttttgatgcATTTGTACAGCTAGTTTGGGTTAAAGCTTCATAATAACCATGGTGATTTCAAGGCTCTGAATGATCCTTCCTTACCTCTTCAGCACTGTCAGTGCTGAAGCAGGTTAGTGGTGCATGTGTGTGACTCAGttgcttctttgtttcaggCAGCTAATCCTGATACTGGAACTCTACAATCCCAATGATGTTTATGACTACTTAAGACACATTGCACTAACTCTCTGCTCCGATAAAGTTTCAGAAGTTCGGTGGATCTCCTTCAAACTGGTTAGTTTTTTATTTAGCTTAACTTACGCTTTCTCTGCAGAAGTCTTTTCTCCATAATAAACGAAGTAATTCATTATATTCTGTAAGCAGATCTGTTTGTACTGTgtatgcttgttttctctttgtaagATTCAAATACAACAATCTCCTTTTCCAGAGGGCCACAACATgtctcattttttaaatttttttttctttttccccttctcctccccttcctttgATTCACAGGTTGTAGCAATACTACAGAAGTTCTATGCAAACAATGCAAGTGCACTGGGATTAAATTTCATTAATGAACTCGTAGTGAGGTTTCGTCACTGCTCCAAGTGGGTTGGAAGACAGGCTTTTGCCTTCATTTGTCAGGTTGGAATTTTCATTGTTTGTGgttatacataaataaaatttggGAGCAGTTTGAGGCTTTCCAGTAAAGTAGTCAAAGCTGAAATGTGGAATccagaatttttttaaaattctgtaaaTTGGTCTGGCCGTGGCGATACTGAATGGCTGTCCAGTTTTGGAACTGTCACCTCTtgtgctctgcctcctgctggaAAAAACTGATCCTTGTGGCCAAGATGGTACATAAATCCTAGAGTGATAAACATTTTGTAACACCTAGTTTGAAATGATTGGACGAAAGCTTACAACATTGACTTTTTTGAAATTTCAGGCAAAATTAAGGACAAGataaagaatgacaaaaatggtctttttaacacagattttgctcttatttttttttgcttttatcttgtAGGCTGTGGTAGAAGAAGAATGTATGCCTGTTGATCAGTTTGTTGAACACTTACTTCCCAGTCTTTTAAGTCTTGCTTCAGATCCTGTGCCAAACGTAAGGGTTCTGCTCGCCAAGGCACTGAGGCAGACGTTATTGGAGAAAGGTATGGGCACTAACCTCGTCTGAAAGGACCGATGTCTCATGAATGTTGTCCTTCATCTGCCTGTGCAGTTATTCATAAATTGGCTCACTTGACTGGTAAAAATTTGTTTAGTTCTGCTTATACTGAAAGCACAGTTATACATTGTAATCTAGGATATTGCACCGAAATCTGTATTCCTGAATTTGAATTTGCACATGTATGACACAGTGGCTTTTTTAACTTGGAGGGATTGTTCTTCACCATCATCCATAAAGGGCTATAAATTGGCATAGATCGTACATCAAATGCTTCATCCACCAGGGGGCAGATACATACTTGCTTGTAGCAGGAAGTAACACTATTACTACATTactgcatgtttgtttgttttgttatctaTAATGCTTATGGCAAATACgtttttatttacaaattttaaaaatcatcttaaatactcttgctttattttatacatTTGTTTTGAATTGAGCATAGTTTATTCCGATGGtttaaataaagctttgcatctttttctgaaacattccACTTTGTTTTTGTCACAAGCTAATAACTATAGTAggaaataatattattttctgtgctgctatGATTTCCCATATTATCATtccttagaaaagaaaaaattgattGATCTCTGTTTAATCATAGGGAGGCACAGaaatttcctctgttttttctcagttaAAATTATGGAGAGTATTTTGTGAAACACTGTATAGCTGCAGCTTCCTGAGCCTCTTTCTACTTGCTGATATGCTTCCATTTAGGAAGTAGAAATACTTCACATACCTAGTAAGATAAATGTGAAGCTGTCTGTTTCTATCAGTTTCCTTAGCTTGCTGTAATGTCCCTGCAGATTCTGTAAGTGAGATGAGTTACCCCATATATTCTTagctttctctgtatttctgtgctgtgtatgCCCTGTGGTTTAAAAAGTTCTTTTTGGCTTCAattaaaatactcattttcttcccttattcTAGCTTATTTTAAGAGCGTTGGCAATCCTCATCTAGAAGCTGCGGAGGAGACAATTCTTGCCTTGCAGTCTGACAGAGATCAAGATGTGTCCTTCTTTGCTACtataaaactaaaacaaaacaacatggACACTACTcccactgaaaaacaaaactagtgTGTTCTTCTCCAGTAAGCTCTGAATATCAATATGATTATTTGCACAGCATTTGTGGTTAGTATGAATTAGATGgacaaacaaaaacttcttGCCGCCTTGAGTTAAAAAGGGCCTATAGAGAATTGCCGTAATCTTCATTCCATGACAACCTTTCATCTACAGCTGTGTTTCTACCTTTGTTTTTGAGCAATTGATTTTTGGTAATTGAAAATCacgtttctttttttttaacaaaacatttccagtagttgtttgtttgctagAAGCCCATATTGTTTTCTAAATCTTACAGTTTGATTATTGCAAATTTACCTGAAGAtattatttcctctgttttattgtgatttttgtattgtttcaagtattgcattttattttaattggaggaattgtatatatgtgtataggtcttaaatttaaaaaaaaaaaagatgaagaatttaATTCTGTATCAGTGGAAAAAAGCtcaatcatttcattttatgaagtAGCCATTCTGCTGGAGGTAAAACACGGTTCATTTTTACTTAATATAATGTGgtatttttcaaagcacagagctctgaatttttttctttgtgactgTTACGTTACTTCTAAACTATACTCTTAAAGGTGTAAACACTGCTTCCGTTACTGCTGGTGCTTGTAGCTGTAGAGAGACTGTTAATTTCCCCAACTGAAAATTACTTTATTCTACCCAAGTGAAGTTCCCTTCAACTAAAGGATTCAGTTCGTACTGTGTGTGTATCTTTAGACGGATATTACAGAATTTTACCGACTTAAGCTCTTTTACAGGTTTATTTCATGCCTGCTTCATTTGAAAAGCACGGTTAAGTGGGCCAACATTCAGATCCCCATCAGCCTATTAATTTTTTCATAAGATGTAGAGGACATCTAAGTTCTGGAGAACCTCCAAATAGTAAGTGTTCAGGGTAAAGGTGTTAATTCAGTTAGCTCTAGAACTTCTCTTTATTATATGGTAAGTGTTGAGGCAGACAATAAAAATAGGCTATTGAGATCCTTAAGCTTGAGCAGGACAtgccttttttttatttagacaggtgtttcagaaaacagatggaATTAAATTCCATTAATCTGATAGCTTCTGACTAGTTTGTGGAATTATAAAGCTAGTACTTTTTGGTGGATGCTGTCTTCTGTCATAGGTAAAGTAGGGCCTGAAACAAGAggcttggtttggtttggtaGTTTGTCctgttcaagaagaaaaagttctcAATACTAGAAAAATGGTTTCATGTAATAAATTACTTTATGTACCCACTTATTTGTTGTCGGTAGACCTGTGGAGATatttctgtcctcttctttcacTTCCTTAAACTATTTTTTAAGATGTGGCATATCTAAGATGCAGAGCCAAGCTGAGGAACCtacttgctgtattttttaaggGTACAGTTTTATATAAGTTCGTCTAACTTGTCTTGTATTATAATGTACAGTATTTgtaataaattgttttcttgtgAGTTCACAGTACTTTTGGAAGGTAAAGGCAGAAATGTACCACGGCCATCACTGCTCTTACAGAAACAGTATGAACTATAAATTCTGCAATGttctacatttaattttttacaattttttaaataattttaaatggtTCTTCACTACAGACTTTTTATGATTGCAATTTCTTAAAGATTCTTCAAGTTAATTTTTTCTAGTTCTAATATCTTTTTCTAATGCTGGCATTATATTGGTATTTTATAACAGTTCAAATTTTCTAAGGCCTTTCTGATAaggttttacttctgtttttctattatcAGCTCATTAAATTTCTCAGCACTGATCAAaatttttgtgtgtatatgtaaGTATGTTTGTAATGTACATGAAGTTGAATATTGACACAACCCAGGTTTCTGTTTGTTAGATGTTTTGTCACCTTGCAATAATCCACTGAAAAACACACAGGCTTTTGTGTTTTGGCATGCTGAATTAGTGTTCATTAAGAATTTTTAGTTAGAATATATATGAACAATAAGCCACCATCTGTAGAAGTTCACTAAAAACTAAATAAAGGTCTTTGTTTTTGACAGTATTTAATACCTCTCTAGCTCTGAAAATCACATCTGTTCCAAATGATAAAATTTCAGTAGTGCATTTAAAAATTTGTTTCAACTCTACAGTTGCATGCACTAATAGAGGACACCATGGCTTTTGGGtatgtcttttgttttctttttgtggacAGTGTGCAGGTCTGTTAATGCAGGTTTACCCCTTACAAGGTTTGCCTTTTTGGTGTAATTTTCTGCTAGAGATGATTTCAGCATGACCGAAGACTGCACTTTACATCTTGTTCTAGACAAGTGTGTACAATGATGAGTAAAGCTGTGTGTTAACATACAATTCTCTGGGTTTAGATTATGcaaaaaaagtatgtattttaaaagccagaTGAAACAAAGTTGGTTAGTTGGTCCACTTCCacagaagcagtaaaaatatcACTTTAAAGCATTTCTAGCTAAGGAACATGAAAATAACGTTTGTGGGTGCAATATTGCTTGACTGTTACAGGAAATTATCAAGCACTTGTGATCCAAAGCATGTTAGTCATGTTGCTTGGAATTCAAACTCACTGGTATCTTGTTGATGTACACTTGGCATCTGTGGGGATGCTGCCCTAGTGGCAGTTGTGACTGTACACAGTGTTGTTCAGAACCCAGTTAAATGGAGACACTCTGGAAGTGTCATTCATTTGTCAGAATAGAGAATATATGTAACTTTCTATTTGTATTTATCTTAATAAAATCTGTGACTGTTTTATAAACCAACTTGTAGTAACTGACTTTTGTCATTAGTGGGATAAGACTGTATTCCTTTGGTTACTGAAACATCTCTTTAAACCAGCATCATTTGGAATTCATCATGATGTGTAATAAAAAAATCCGTTAGATGTCCAGAGATTTGAAGTAGCCTTCATCACTTACTCCTCAAAGCAAATATGCCAGCAGCACTTTGAGACTAAGATTCTGTCAGAACCAAAGCTCTAACAAGATATATTTTAAGTGGAAAAGCTTCTGGATGTGTAGGGTGAGAGTGGCATTGAGATCTTTACATTAAATCCTTCCAGACTTTAGTTAAGAGCAACATTCTGGACTTCTTTTCAGTGTGATGTTGCTCTCAGACATTCTGCATAAATGAATGATTATGAAGCTTTTAGACTTTGTCTGAGGAATGAGTAATCAACACCTGGCTGGTTGGATTAGCTTCTCATATCAGGAGTCTTCTGTATCTTGCTGCAGTcatccttttgtttgtttcagacaCTGGCTGTTCCTTTTCTTGCTCTAGAACTTTTGCCAGCTATTGCAAAAGAATAAATgatctctctccttctttttttctccacaagCTTTAACGtgatataaaaatgaagagaatgagCAGCCCCTTGCACCTCCCAGTAAAGTATTTCCTCACTCTGAATAGGAAAAACCTATGTAGTAAAAGTGGAAGCACAAATGGAACAGCCATGTGCTCTTTTTAGGACACATCAAGTTAATGTGTATATTGTGACCTGAActtgaacaaagaaaacaggaatgtgAAATATGGGTGGCTTAGATGTGTACTTGAGTAATTACTTTCTTTACTGCTCATCTTCCAATTAAGTTTGTCATCCTAGTGAAAATCAGGAGATGGTGAGGAACAAAGAAATCCTTCTATTACCATCTTGGAGCGTTACTTTTGGTAAtgttctcttgctttcttcataCAGGCTATTACATCACACAAGCAGGTTGTACTTTTGTGATGTCAGTTTATGCTGCATAGATACTGTAGCATGCTAGTGTTACAGGGCAGTCTATCCTCAGTGACGTCTATCCTGCTGACAGGGAGAATGCCAAGGGAAATGAGGAATTACTATTGGTATTAGACCCCTGTCCTTATAATGGTACCAACCTTTGTTAAGAGGAAAGCCTCAAACTTTCCTAATTAGTAACAACTGCATGGCCAAGTCTTCCTTGCCTCTGAAGACCTTTAGAATCCAGCTCCAGATAGCTGAAACTAATGAGATATTTTCACTACCTCGGTGCCAGAATGACTTGACTCTGAAGCAGCTTAAGTCTGATTTAGAGTTATTGACTGGGATCCCCTTTCATTTCCAACGGCTTCACTACCTGGATGAAAGTAAGAACCTGTAACCTCTGTTGTTCTTGAAGGTTATTGATAGTGTCTCTTCATCTGCTTGTTCACTCACCATCTATTTATTATAGTTTACGTTTGTCATACTCTATGAGGGTATGTTgacctgcttttattttataactCCCTTCAGTAGATCTGCTAGATGATTCTACATTTATGGACAATGATATTGTCCCTCGTGGAACAATTACAATGCGTATCTGGAGACAAGATGGCTGGGGACAACTcgtggcagctgctgcagaaggagacACGATGAAGGTTGATTCCATTGCTTCTGTGAATGGGTGGGGCACTGTCTGTACAAATGCTGGAAGTTTATTGCTGAAGATCATGTTGAGTTGAAGcccagtttttctttttctctgccttgGGACTTCTTTTAGGTTCCTAAGGAACTTGTGCTTAC
Proteins encoded:
- the LOC107323058 gene encoding serine/threonine-protein phosphatase 4 regulatory subunit 1-like isoform X1 — encoded protein: MAGIPLYFVDLQDDLDDFGFEDYGPDCDSMRITAFLDIPGQDNLTPLARLEKYAFSENVFNRQIIARGLLDVFRDFSNNEEDFLTVMEIVVRLSEDAEPTVRTELMEQIPPIAIFLQESRPKFPTAFFEYLMPIVVRYLTDVNNQVRKAGQEALLILLEQDLVSQSDIENKVCPILLDLSAPDSDDEYKVEAVNIICKMASMLSRTTVEHLLLPRFCELCSDGKLFQVRKICAANFGDICNAVGQEATERLLIPKFFELCSDSVWGMRKACAECFMAVSYTTSPEVRRSKLSPLFISLISDTCRWVRQAAFQSLGPFISTFANPSSAGLYIREDGTLSIRPPAQDVNSNSCQPSNDITVIASTANAVSCSLEQPMEIKSESSTDETSAEVNVPLSVENFNRDTWEASSDCCMSSGEDLSRLSQDDGVGAGVVEVTKDVTFPGVTSKLQSSEDVFNTFLYWRPPLPDISQDLELLQFKTEKHKDSCSVPCNNCVASSEIKKVLESLQEHIDDPDVQAQVQVLSAALRAAQFDSVGDCETRKMEESSSELQNETISDQTAVSDATCNQVEEDALSCSMSQDGISEQPTTSILKTTDSEEHRGTSVFLKKEQENHPPFEDDKSKLQDIIPQPLLDQYLSMTDPARAQTVDTEIAKHCAYSLPGVALTLGRQNWHCLKDTYETLATDVQWKVRRTLAFSIHELAVILGDQLTAADLVPVFNGFLKDLDEVRIGVLKHLYDFLKLLHADKRREYLYQLQEFVVTDNSRNWRFRYELAEQLILILELYNPNDVYDYLRHIALTLCSDKVSEVRWISFKLVVAILQKFYANNASALGLNFINELVVRFRHCSKWVGRQAFAFICQAVVEEECMPVDQFVEHLLPSLLSLASDPVPNVRVLLAKALRQTLLEKAYFKSVGNPHLEAAEETILALQSDRDQDVSFFATIKLKQNNMDTTPTEKQN
- the LOC107323058 gene encoding serine/threonine-protein phosphatase 4 regulatory subunit 1-like isoform X2, yielding MAVGFEDYGPDCDSMRITAFLDIPGQDNLTPLARLEKYAFSENVFNRQIIARGLLDVFRDFSNNEEDFLTVMEIVVRLSEDAEPTVRTELMEQIPPIAIFLQESRPKFPTAFFEYLMPIVVRYLTDVNNQVRKAGQEALLILLEQDLVSQSDIENKVCPILLDLSAPDSDDEYKVEAVNIICKMASMLSRTTVEHLLLPRFCELCSDGKLFQVRKICAANFGDICNAVGQEATERLLIPKFFELCSDSVWGMRKACAECFMAVSYTTSPEVRRSKLSPLFISLISDTCRWVRQAAFQSLGPFISTFANPSSAGLYIREDGTLSIRPPAQDVNSNSCQPSNDITVIASTANAVSCSLEQPMEIKSESSTDETSAEVNVPLSVENFNRDTWEASSDCCMSSGEDLSRLSQDDGVGAGVVEVTKDVTFPGVTSKLQSSEDVFNTFLYWRPPLPDISQDLELLQFKTEKHKDSCSVPCNNCVASSEIKKVLESLQEHIDDPDVQAQVQVLSAALRAAQFDSVGDCETRKMEESSSELQNETISDQTAVSDATCNQVEEDALSCSMSQDGISEQPTTSILKTTDSEEHRGTSVFLKKEQENHPPFEDDKSKLQDIIPQPLLDQYLSMTDPARAQTVDTEIAKHCAYSLPGVALTLGRQNWHCLKDTYETLATDVQWKVRRTLAFSIHELAVILGDQLTAADLVPVFNGFLKDLDEVRIGVLKHLYDFLKLLHADKRREYLYQLQEFVVTDNSRNWRFRYELAEQLILILELYNPNDVYDYLRHIALTLCSDKVSEVRWISFKLVVAILQKFYANNASALGLNFINELVVRFRHCSKWVGRQAFAFICQAVVEEECMPVDQFVEHLLPSLLSLASDPVPNVRVLLAKALRQTLLEKAYFKSVGNPHLEAAEETILALQSDRDQDVSFFATIKLKQNNMDTTPTEKQN